A single region of the Gorilla gorilla gorilla isolate KB3781 chromosome 1, NHGRI_mGorGor1-v2.1_pri, whole genome shotgun sequence genome encodes:
- the TSHB gene encoding thyrotropin subunit beta, whose product MTAVFLMSMLFGLACGQAMSSCIPTEYTMHIERRECAYCLTINTTICAGYCMTRDINGKLFLPKYALSQDVCTYRDFIYRTVEIPGCPLHVAPYFSYPVALSCKCGKCNTDYSDCIHEAIKTNYCTKPQKSYLVGFSV is encoded by the exons ATGACTGCTGTCTTTCTGATGTCCATGCTTTTTGGCCTTGCATGTGGGCAAGCGATGTCTTCTTGTATTCCAACTGAGTATACAATGCACATCGAAAGGAGAGAGTGTGCTTATTGCCTAaccatcaacaccaccatctgtgctgGATATTGTATGACACGG GATATCAATGGCAAACTGTTTCTTCCCAAATATGCTCTGTCCCAGGATGTTTGCACATATAGAGACTTCATCTACAGGACTGTAGAAATACCAGGATGCCCACTCCATGTTGCTCCCTATTTTTCCTATCCTGTTGCTTTAAGCTGTAAGTGTGGCAAGTGCAATACTGACTATAGTGACTGCATACATGAAGCCATCAAGACAAACTACTGTACCAAACCTCAGAAGTCTTATCTGGTAGGATTTTCTGTCTAA